tctttctttactttttttttttgatttttataaaaaatataatgataaAGTGGTGTATATGATTTATAATTTGGAAAAGTTTGGAAGATAAAAAGGTTTAATTATGGTTTTTTccagtttttaaaataaataaaaaaataaaataaaaaataaaattttaaaaaaaaaaaaaaaaaataaaaaaaataaaaaaaataaaaaaaataaaaataaaaaaaaaaaaataaaaaaaaataaaattttttaatatgggCTTCTTATTTTtgttacaaaaaaaaaaaaaaaatttttacgACTGGAAAAGTTTATTTGACTAGTGACCCGTTGTTCCATTGGAATGATGGGATggtaaatctatttttatttggtattttttccttatattattattattatcattattattattattattattattattattattattattattattattattattattattattaatactattatttataacaATGGTTATggaagagaaaaaaaaaaaaaaaaaaaaaaaaaaaaaagggaaaaaaaccaaataaaaattttttatggTGGGGGAAATTTTTTAAGATAAAATTttgtatctttttttatgtgTTTTTAAtgtccaaaaaaaaaaaatatatgaatATACGATGATATggatattattgattttaaattaacataaagaaagaaaaaaaaaaggaagaaaaaaaaaaaaaaaaaaaagataattaaaaaatttggaaagttcgttttttttttttttttccacgatggcaacatttttttttttttttttttggattaaaTATCCAAACATAAGGTTTGTATATATAAAAGtgtgaatttataaattatgtTTATTTGGTATGATTTGGGTGAAtggattattttaaaattgtaaagaaaaaataaagatggaaaaaaaaaaaaaaaaaaatccaaaaaaaaaaagtagttaaaaaaaaggttaaatgatattaaaaaagatggtAGTACTTACAAATTGGATTaaattaatcttttaaaacaaataatattgaaaaataaataaaattctaaaattttttaaataatagtactttattaataaaaatctttGCTATTGTATAAATAATCCAATcttaacttttttttgaattgaaaaaatgaaaaaaaaataaaaaaaataaaaaaaaataaaaaaaaaatttaaaaaaaaaaagttttttttttttttttgtgaaagtttaaaataaaaaaaaaaaaaaataaataaaaaaaaaataaataaaaaaaaaaaaagattggaAATTATAACCAAACTGGTAGATCAGTTGGAAATTAATAGATTTGTGGTTTTAGTATGGGTTTGGATTATTTACTATTGAACTccataaaaaatatatttttggtaattataaaatatggGTGGAACCAATttcgtaaaaaaaaaaaaaaggaatataTATATTCGGAACGTTTACCATATAGGTTGTGTGTATtgattaacatttttttatttttatttttagattcaaaataaataaaaatttaataaatttcacCAATATGTAAAGTAAATTATTGGTTGGATTAAAAGTGGATGGTGTGGCAATAAGGAaaggaagaaaaaaaaaaagaaaaaaaaaagaatcaaatttcCAAAAAGAAAGGGATTGGATAAATAACTTacattaattgttttaattgttttataacCAAATGGATTATTACTCctattaaaatatatgtaagtaattttttaaaaaaaaaaaaaaaaaaaaatatagagaTGACGGGGTTTGGTTcctataaaaatttaaaatgaaatccacaaaaattttttacttttttttttaaaaacaaaaaaaaaaaaaaaaaaaaataaaaaaaaaaaaaaaaaaaaaaaataaaaaaagatcacttaaaaaaaaaaaaatcaaaaattataaaaaaaaaaatattcgaaacgattttaattaatttttggattgtttaattaagattggatttttatttaaaaaaaaaaaaaaaaaaaaaaaaatgaatttaaaaaacttagAAACATGTAAAGGATTAATTAAAGGATCTTATATTGATCAAGCAATTCAAGGAACATCACAATTCAATAAACTTTTAGAAACATTATTAATACATGTaggttttttaaattcattttttaaaaaaatataaaataaaaaaaaaaaaaaaaaagtaaatctaatttttttttatatacacACATATTAacatccaaaaaaaaaaaaaaagaaaaaattaccaaatataggatataatgataaaattattgaattaattttaaatgaaatatcaTTGAtggattcaaataattttatagagAATATTGGAGTTGGTGAAAGAGAGGGAAGAATATATAGTGGGTTAGTTGAAAAAAGACATTATGGATTTGCACATGGTATTGGTAGAAGTGGTGATATTACAGAGCAACAACCAAAAGCAGCAGGATCAagtttaattcaaaaattaacacaTTCATTAGTATTGGATGCAATGAAATTGGCAGGACTAGaacaatcatcattatcaaattgtTTACTATTACCAATGGCAACTGGCATGACATTAGCATTAACAATGTTAAcattaaaatcaatcaatgcaaataataaaagatatgTACTATGGCCAAGAATTGATCAAAAGTCAtgtttaaaatcaataataacagCAGGACTAATACCAATTGTTATACCAAATCAATTGGATGGTGATATGATTAGAACTGATTTAGTGGCTATTGAAGACAAAATTAAGGAATTAGGTGTGGATAATATATTATGTGTTTTTAGTACAACTAGTTGTTTCGCACCAAGAGTACCAGATAAgattattgaaatttcagAAATTTGTAAAAGATATAACATTGGTCATATCATTAATAATGCATATGGTTTACAATGTTCAAAGATACTACATAACATATCGCAAGCTTGTAAATTGGGTAGAGTGGATGCATTCATTCAAAGTActgataaaaattttatggtACCAGTTGGTGGAGCAATCATTAGTGGTCCAAATTCCGAATTTATAGATCAAATCTCTCGTAATTATCCAGGTAGAGCAAATTCTTCACCAATTTTAGATGTTTTCATAACACTCTTATCAATGGGTAAACAAGGTTggttaaatttattaaaagaaagaaaagaattattaatttattttaatgaacAACTTTCAAAATTTGcattagaaaataatgaaaaacttttaaatacaattaatgaaaataaaattagttttgCTTTAACTTTATCATcaaacaattttaataataatgaagaaatcatctctaataataataataataataataatactttttcaatgattggatcaaaattattttcaagatCTTGTTCAGGTTCTAgagtaattgatttaaaatcaaacaaaaaacttttaattggtggtttagaatttaataattatggtTCAcatattgataattattCAACATCTTATTTAACTGTTGCTTGTGCAATTGGTATCACAAAATTAGAAATTGATACATTTATACaaagattatcaaaattatttaataaaaaataaagaaaaaaaaaagattttatttttaaaagtttataaagaaaaatggattaattattaattattgatgcttttttttttattttttttttttaattttaatgatggaATGATTGACCTTCATCTTTTGAAATACTTTGAACCATTGGATGTTtatcaaaatattcaatacTACGATTGAAATCTTCAATTAAGAGCATTGCCATATCATGACTGAAACCATGTCTAATTAATACTCTTTGAACTACAATATCTGGTAAGTTTGGTAGAGTATAGGATGCAATTTGCCAACCTCTATTTCTCATTCTATCTGAAAGGTCAAAGAGATTGAATTTTACTTTTGCatcttttttcaatttccaaCATGCACCTGGAAGTGCACCAGTACCATCATaaacaatatcaaaaatACCGTGTTTTTTAACTTGCTTGGAAATGAAAATACCATGATCTAGACAAGCTTGATGAACTGCGGTATATCCACTACGACCATGGCGCAAAAAGTTATAGTACTGGCATACTATTTGACCACCTGGACGTGAGAAATTCAATGAAAATGTTGGCATATTGCCACCAAGATAGTTGACATCGAATACCAAATCCTTGTGAATGTCATTTTTACCTCTCCATACGACCCAGCCAACTCCCAATGGAGATAGACCAAATTTATGACCAGAgccattaattgatttaacacGTGGTAGTCTAAAATCCCAAACAATTTCTGGTTGAAGAAAGGGTGCAACGAAACCACCACTTGCTGCATCGACATGAATTGGTATATCAAGTCCggtttctttttcaaatttatccaAAGCTTCTGAAATTCCTTTAACATCTTCATATTGTAGTGTAAATGTTACACCCAATGTTGGAATTACACCAATGGTATTTTCATCACAACGTTTTATGGCTTCCTCTGGTGTCATTATGTAACGGTCATGTTCCATTGGTACTTCTCttaattcaatatcaaaGTATAGTGCAAACTTATGCCAACAAATTTGAACTGGACCAGTTACAATGTTTGGTTTATCAAATGGTTTACCTTGTTTCTTTCTATTTTCTCTCCATCTCCATTTCAAAGCCATTCCACCCAACATTGCAGCTTCACTAGATCCAGTAGTTGAACAACCAATAGTTTCAGAACTTTCTGGTGAATTCCACAAATCCGCTAAAATATGAACACAACGACTTTCAATTTCAGCAGTTTGTGGATATTCATCCTTGTCAATCATATTCTTGTCAATACATTTATCCATTAATACATGAATCTCTTTATCAAGATCAGTTTGACAAAATGTGGCCAAGTTTTGTTTTGCATTaccatctaataataattcatcaattattaaatctttttttaaaaattaaaattaaaattaaaattattaattaacattttttaatttttttaaaattattattattattattatataattttattaattttattaattttttatttacctCTAATAACTTCTGGTTTATTTGACTCTTcttttaaagaatattttgaaatttcttttgttGCAGGTGGTGATGCATAAGAATCATAAAAacctttatatttatttgttttgacATGATGAAGtgacattttttattttttttttttttttttttttttttttttttttccaaccttatataaatattaaatgaaagaaatatttttattaaataaaaaaaaaaaaaaaaaaaaaaaaaaaaaaaaaaaaaaataattataataataaaaaataataataaaaaaataaaaaataataaaaataataaattaattatttgtaaaaatccaaataaataatatttatttttttttattttattttttttatttttttttatgtgaacatctatgtaaaaaaaaaaaacaaaaaaggggttaccaaattttattaaaatatcaaaatttttatgaAAACACTAACTccttattttattattttttgtttttttttcaaaacagTTGGACAATTCAATGTAAAACTAAATTATAAGGATTGTTtggaagaaaataaatatttataatcatttaaatgtttttttgttgtattaaaaattaaatatatttttataataataatctggcaaataattaatatccaaaaaaaaaaaactactgAATCCATTCTTTATGATATCCATTcacaaaaagaaatttcagCAATTACCAAAAGGGGtagatttataaaaaaaaaaaacaataattaagattaaaaaaaaaagataaatacaataatattatttttatataattgtatattttaaattattaaaaatagtttttatatttttattttagtataGAGTtatatgtttaaaaaaaaaaaattttatttttgtgaatcttttttttttgatcgagaaaaaaaaaaaaattaattaaaatggtAAATTTCCAAGAACTTTTGGTAATTGGATtggtgatgattttaattttaattgttttgaatTTGGTTGATTTAAACAAATACTTGGTAATTGAAAGTATGAAGAATCGGCTGATGGGctgtagtagtaatagtttGTTAATGTATATCCACTTGGTGTATTGTTGATATTTTCAGTTGAGCCAGAGATTAAAGAACAATCTGATTTATCTACAAGGAGGCCAACATTTGAAGAGTTACCTAAATCACCTGGGTTTACAGAAAACATGTCACATTGGACAGTACCGATTTCGAAATCACCAACATACTTTAAACCATCAAGTGGTGGAACAGAGTATGATAATGGTTGTTGGAAACAATAGTCAGTGTCATTTACATTAACACTAACGTATTGAGTGCTATTACTACCGAAACCCCAGAGACTACCTTTTGTTTTAGTATTACCATTATCGAATAAAAAGTCAACATACAATTGTTCACCAACCAAATcgatattaataaaaccaGATTCAAGGAAAGATGATTGTTGAATACCACTGGGAGTTGGATAATTTCCATTGAAACTTAACATAACATATGAACTTGCATAACTAGATGGGAGTTGGTTACTTGAAGTAAAACATTGTTGTTGGCCTacttgattttcaatttttgagtaatcaattttatttgtaccCATACTAAATGACTTACAACAATTTAATGCAATTGTCATtactaaaattaatgataataataatttcatatttttatttttttttttatttttttttatttttttatttatttgttttatttatttttaatttttaattgaataaaaaaaaaaaaaaaaattattatttatactatttttttttttttaggtttccgactacatttttaaaaatgaattcaaCCAATTTAATTATCCTGGATAATACATTTTTTTGCCTGGTTATGAACTTGcaaaaatttgtttattttgaatcttcacatttattttgaaaaaatccGATTCCATTTTTccgaaaattaaaataaaaaatgtaaggtattttttttttattattaaaggtatattttggtaaaaaagtttataaaaGAATGTTAAAGAACCTatctcaaaaaaataatttttttatttggatattttttaaaaataatatctcaaaataatttttttaaaaaaaaaaaccccagGCCATTACATCATAATATCAACGAAAGATTTTTGACCTGgcaataaatttattttattgtttcttttttttaataataaaaaaaaaaaaaaaaaaaaaaaaaatggaattttaaatgactaatacttttttttagtgacttatttgtaatttgagtttttttaataagaaaaaaaaaaaaaaaaaaaaatttatttaaatgaaaatactgaaaaaaaaataaataacaataaaataaaagaaagaaagaaaaaaccaaagataaaaattctttttttatttaaactaaTATTagactaaaaaaaaaaaaatattgggATTGGGAAAaagatttgtttttttattatatttttattttttttctttttttaaaatttttttttttataaccaGAATGCACAAAGAATTCTTGAAcaataaaatgattatttataaagattcaatattatttttatttttttattaattttaaaaaaaaaacagaacaaaacaaaaaaaaacaaatatattaactaatattaaataaaatgtcaAGTGTTTCAAGAAAAGTGGCAAACGTTGCCAAAGGTTATAAAACCAAAGATGGTGCAGGTGTATCTCTTTTACGAGTTATAGGTGGACCTATCCATTCTTAATGTTGGATGCATTTAAATCAGAGAATCCAAATGATTATATTGCAGGTTTCCCATCACATCCTCATAGAGGTCAACAAACTTTAACCTATATGATTGATGGTATAATGGCACAAAGATAACAAAGGAAATAAAGGATTATTAAAACCTGGTATGGTTCAAGTTATGAATGCTGCAAGAGGgtatgtttttaaattattattaaaaaataaaacaaaatactgataataatttaaaattaaaaatatatagcATTATTCACTCAGAAATGCCAAAACAAGTTGAAGGTAAAATGTTTGGATTTCAATTTTGGTTAAATTTAGCAGCAGTAGATAAAATGTCAGATCCATGGTATAAAGATCTTGAAAGCTAAAGAGATTCCAGAAGTTATtacaaatgataaaaaagttAGAGTTGTAGCAGGTCATTATGAAGGTGTTGAAGGTATAGTTAAAGGTTTACCAGTTAATCCAATATTTTTAGATGTTAAATTATCACCAAACACTAAATTCTCTGTTGATATACCAGATTTGGATCATAAT
This region of Dictyostelium discoideum AX4 chromosome 3 chromosome, whole genome shotgun sequence genomic DNA includes:
- the sepsecs gene encoding O-phosphoseryl-tRNA selenium transferase (Similar to Sec) — translated: MNLKNLETCKGLIKGSYIDQAIQGTSQFNKLLETLLIHKKLPNIGYNDKIIELILNEISLMDSNNFIENIGVGEREGRIYSGLVEKRHYGFAHGIGRSGDITEQQPKAAGSSLIQKLTHSLVLDAMKLAGLEQSSLSNCLLLPMATGMTLALTMLTLKSINANNKRYVLWPRIDQKSCLKSIITAGLIPIVIPNQLDGDMIRTDLVAIEDKIKELGVDNILCVFSTTSCFAPRVPDKIIEISEICKRYNIGHIINNAYGLQCSKILHNISQACKLGRVDAFIQSTDKNFMVPVGGAIISGPNSEFIDQISRNYPGRANSSPILDVFITLLSMGKQGWLNLLKERKELLIYFNEQLSKFALENNEKLLNTINENKISFALTLSSNNFNNNEEIISNNNNNNNNTFSMIGSKLFSRSCSGSRVIDLKSNKKLLIGGLEFNNYGSHIDNYSTSYLTVACAIGITKLEIDTFIQRLSKLFNKK
- the gadA gene encoding glutamate decarboxylase yields the protein MSLHHVKTNKYKGFYDSYASPPATKEISKYSLKEESNKPEVIRDLIIDELLLDGNAKQNLATFCQTDLDKEIHVLMDKCIDKNMIDKDEYPQTAEIESRCVHILADLWNSPESSETIGCSTTGSSEAAMLGGMALKWRWRENRKKQGKPFDKPNIVTGPVQICWHKFALYFDIELREVPMEHDRYIMTPEEAIKRCDENTIGVIPTLGVTFTLQYEDVKGISEALDKFEKETGLDIPIHVDAASGGFVAPFLQPEIVWDFRLPRVKSINGSGHKFGLSPLGVGWVVWRGKNDIHKDLVFDVNYLGGNMPTFSLNFSRPGGQIVCQYYNFLRHGRSGYTAVHQACLDHGIFISKQVKKHGIFDIVYDGTGALPGACWKLKKDAKVKFNLFDLSDRMRNRGWQIASYTLPNLPDIVVQRVLIRHGFSHDMAMLLIEDFNRSIEYFDKHPMVQSISKDEGQSFHH